One Mya arenaria isolate MELC-2E11 chromosome 5, ASM2691426v1 genomic window carries:
- the LOC128235390 gene encoding uncharacterized protein LOC128235390, whose protein sequence is MMEKLILLTSVVGLTAAAAGVTQQHQVRTTTIGGQIHFFFEPNVRHMVAATDSKCYIVTLTYDEADHVHTSGGLEDLELRMMREWMGTLNETSVYHSDPHLPELVSRWCAHKDIMYLQRPDTAATTVGSPFG, encoded by the exons ATGATGGAAAAACTAATTTTG TTGACGAGTGTTGTGGGACTCACGGCTGCCGCCGCCGGGGTCACTCAGCAACACCAAGTGCGCACCACGACCATTGGAGGACAGATACACTTCTTCTTCGAACCCAACGTG AGGCATATGGTGGCGGCGACTGATTCAAAATGCTACATCGTGACACTTACGTATGACGAAGCTGATCACGTGCATACGTCTGGCGGTCTTGAAGATTTGGAG CTGAGAATGATGCGAGAGTGGATGGGTACCCTCAACGAAACGAGTGTGTATCATTCCGACCCTCACCTCCCGGAACTGGTGTCTCGCTGGTGTGCCCACAAGGACATCATGTACCTGCAGCGACCCGACACTGCCGCGACAACAGTCGGCTCCCCATTTGGATAA
- the LOC128233559 gene encoding uncharacterized protein LOC128233559 → MKMEKLMLVISLLGLAAAADIRTTTIGGAIRFYFDHTVNDLVAATDSKCYIVPLTYAEADHVHTSGGLEELELRMMREWMGTLPEKSVYHTDRAVPPLIQQWCTRRDMIYLARADFNPSSTTPVSPLGKR, encoded by the exons ATGAAAATGGAAAAGCTTATGTTG GTGATTTCCCTCCTGGGACTCGCGGCTGCAGCAGACATCCGGACCACAACAATTGGAGGAGCCATCCGCTTCTACTTCGACCACACCGTG AATGATTTGGTTGCGGCGACCGATTCCAAATGTTACATTGTACCGCTGACCTATGCAGAAGCTGATCACGTGCACACGTCTGGCGGTCTCGAAGAGTTGGAG TTGCGAATGATGCGCGAATGGATGGGAACTCTACCCGAAAAGTCGGTTTACCATACAGACCGGGCAGTACCGCCTCTGATTCAACAATGGTGCACCCGTAGGGACATGATTTACCTCGCTAGAGCTGATTTTAACCCGTCCTCTACTACCCCTGTCTCCCCGCTCGGGAAACGCTAA
- the LOC128233733 gene encoding uncharacterized protein LOC128233733, protein MEKLILLMLLLGVAAAQTIRTTTIGGYIRFYYDHTVHYLVAVTDSKCYISPLTYAEADHVHTSGGLEDIELLMMREWMGTLPEQQVYHNDVKLPPLIAQWCNHKDMMFLLRPDFNALSTTPGSPLGGR, encoded by the exons ATGGAAAAGCTAATTTTG TTGATGCTTCTCCTAGGAGTCGCTGCCGCACAAACTATCCGGACCACAACAATTGGAGGATACATCCGCTTCTACTACGACCATACCGtg CACTATTTGGTTGCGGTGACCGATTCCAAATGTTACATTTCACCGCTGACCTATGCTGAAGCTGATCACGTGCACACGTCTGGTGGTCTCGAAGATATAGAG TTGCTGATGATGCGCGAATGGATGGGAACTCTACCAGAACAACAGGTTTACCATAATGACGTGAAACTACCGCCTCTGATTGCCCAGTGGTGTAACCACAAGGACATGATGTTCCTCTTAAGGCCAGACTTCAACGCGTTGTCTACTACCCCTGGTTCCCCACTCGGTGGACGTTGA
- the LOC128233523 gene encoding uncharacterized protein LOC128233523 encodes MASLLLFACLVVSVYSAVHHPAGEHTETGSIHFYYDPSQHHLIAATPSTCFMVLLTREEQDHVHTTLGMEDLELKMMREWLGVLAETKIYHDTEHLPTGVHKWCATKDLFLLERNMTAIPSPTTGSFVG; translated from the exons ATGGCCAGCTTACTTTTG TTTGCGTGTCTGGTGGTCTCTGTCTATAGCGCCGTACACCACCCAGCAGGGGAACATACCGAGACGGGCTCAATCCACTTCTACTATGACCCTTCACAA CATCACCTGATTGCGGCGACTCCATCCACGTGCTTCATGGTATTGCTCACGCGCGAGGAACAAGACCACGTTCACACTACCCTGGGTATGGAGGATCTAGAG ttaaaaatgATGCGAGAATGGCTGGGCGTCCTCGCTGAGACGAAGATTTACCATGACACCGAGCACCTTCCGACCGGCGTTCACAAATGGTGCGCGACCAAGGACCTCTTCCTGCTGGAACGCAACATGACGGCCATCCCCTCGCCAACGACTGGGAGCTTCGTTGGATGA
- the LOC128233648 gene encoding MAM domain-containing glycosylphosphatidylinositol anchor protein 2-like yields MATMALSTLFISICGLLSLTESKTSHLNFAEAEHKLNCNFDGKTTCQWTQSTDDKFDWSTRMGTTPTDDTGPDTGHGGSGSYVFIESSAPRVENDKATLLSPVIDAWNHEYMCFKMFYYAYGADLGFLNVDLVYSHFKNTTIHETGSRPASEQAWKEVKFTIYPDAPFQVAVTGSVGNGYLGDIAIDDISVTSGAC; encoded by the exons ATGGCGACAATGGCCCTTTCAACtttgttcatttctatttgCG GTTTATTAAGCCTCACCGAGTCAAAAACAA GTCATCTGAACTTTGCAGAAGCTGAACACAAAC TCAACTGTAACTTCGATGGTAAAACAACGTGTCAGTGGACACAGTCCACAGACGACAAGTTTGATTGGTCGACGCGTATGGGAACCACACCCACCGATGACACCGGACCGGACACCGGACATGGGGGCTCAG GGTCGTATGTGTTCATTGAGTCGTCTGCCCCGCGTGTTGAGAACGACAAGGCAACGCTTCTGAGTCCAGTTATTGATGCCTGGAACCACGAGTACATGTGCTTCAAGATGTTTTACTACGCTTACG GGGCCGACTTGGGCTTTTTAAACGTAGATTTGGTCTACTCACATTTCAAGAACACCACCATCCATGAGACTGGCTCCCGGCCTGCAAGTGAACAGGCTTGGAAGGAGGTCAAGTTTACGATTTATCCAGACGCGCCTTTTCAG GTTGCTGTCACTGGTAGCGTTGGAAACGGATACCTTGGTGATATCGCTATTGACGACATAAGCGTGACGTCAGGCGCTTGTTAG